The following are encoded in a window of Numida meleagris isolate 19003 breed g44 Domestic line chromosome 11, NumMel1.0, whole genome shotgun sequence genomic DNA:
- the SEMA3F gene encoding semaphorin-3F isoform X1, translating into MPVATVLLWATLLTLGWRAAHGKDGVPPTPRVQLSFKELKATGTAHFFNFLLNSSDYRILLKDEDHDRMYVGSKDYVLSLDLHDINREPLIIHWPASQQRIEECILSGKNSNGECGNFIRLIQPWNRTHLYVCGTGAYNPICAFINRGRKAQGFPPSQPLQPGGRESRATDGPRSPRPAESKDYIFYLEPDKLESGKGKCSYDPKVDTVSALINEELYAGVYIDFMGTDAAIFRTMGKQTAMRTDQYNSRWLNDPAFVRAQLIPDSSERNDDKLYFFFREKSADAPLSPGVYSRIGRICLNDDGGHCCLVNKWSTFLKARLVCSVPGPDGIETHFDELQDVFIQQTQDTKNPVIYAVFSASGSVFKGSAVCVYSMADIRMVFNGPFAHKEGPNYQWMPYTGKMPYPRPGTCPGGTFTPSMKSTKDYPDEVINFMRSHPLMYHSVYPAHRQPLVVRTNVNYRFTTIAVDQVDAADGRYEVLFLGTDRGTVQKVIVLPRDDMETEELMLEEIEVFKVPAPIKMMTISSKRQQLYVSSAVGVTHLALHRCDVYGEACADCCLARDPYCAWDGKACSRYSASSKRRSRRQDVRHGNPMRQCRGYNSNANKNTVEAVQYGVEGSTAFLECQPRSPQATVKWLLQKDNSDRRKELRTEGGRALRTEQGLLLRALQLSDSGFYSCTATENNFKHTVTKVQLRVLAARAVHAVLLQGELPPAALPGAPTPRYQDLLQLLTRPELGLLDQYCQGFWRPPAPGPPEPLAALKAKELQDQKKPRSRRNHPPESCGHT; encoded by the exons ATGCCCGTGGCCACCGTCCTGCTCTGGGCCACCCTGCTGACGCTGGGCTGGCGGGCAGCCCATGGCAAGGACGGcgtgccccccacccccagggTGCAGCTCTCCTTCAAAG AGCTGAAGGCCACCGGCACCGCACACTTCTTCAACTTCCTGCTCAACTCCAGTGACTACCGCATCCTGCTGAAGGACGAGGACCACGACCGCATGTACGTGGGCAGCAAGGACTACGTCCTCTCGCTGGACCTGCACGACATCAACCGCGAGCCCCTCATC ATCCACTGGCCTGCCTCCCAGCAGAGGATCGAGGAGTGCATCCTGTCGGGCAAGAACAGCAAC GGGGAGTGCGGCAACTTCATCCGCCTGATCCAGCCCTGGAACAGGACTCACCTCTACGTGTGCGGCACCGGCGCCTACAACCCCATCTGCGCCTTCATCAACCGTGGGCGCAAAGCACAG GGCTTTCCGCCGAGCCAGCCCCTGCAGCCGGGAGGCCGGGAGAGCAGAGCCACCGACGGCCCCCGCAGCCCGAGACCAGCAGAAAGCAAG GATTATATCTTCTACCTAGAGCCGGACAAGCTGGAGTCGGGCAAAGGGAAGTGTTCCTATGACCCCAAAGTGGACACTGTCTCTGCATTGATAA ATGAAGAGCTCTACGCCGGGGTCTACATCGACTTCATGGGCACTGATGCAGCCATCTTCCGCACTATGGGCAAGCAGACGGCCATGAGGACAGACCAGTACAATTCACGCTGGCTGAACG ACCCTGCCTTTGTCCGTGCCCAGCTCATCCCTGACAGCAGCGAGAGGAATGATGACAAACTCTACTTCTTCTTCCGGGAGAAGTCTGCAGATGCCCCTCTCAGTCCTGGGGTCTATTCCCGCATCGGGCGCATCTGCCTG AACGACGATGGGGGGCACTGCTGCCTGGTGAACAAGTGGAGCACCTTCCTGAAGGCCCGGCTCGTCTGCTCCGTGCCAGGACCCGATGGGATCGAGACGCACTTTGATGAGCTTC AGGACGTCTTCATCCAGCAGACACAGGACACCAAGAATCCCGTTATCTACGCTGTCTTCTCCGCATCGGG GTCAGTGTTCAAGGGCTCGGCCGTCTGCGTGTACTCCATGGCTGACATCCGCATGGTGTTCAATGGGCCCTTCGCGCACAAGGAGGGCCCCAACTACCAGTGGATGCCCTACACGGGAAAAATGCCCTACCCCCGGCCGGGCACC TGCCCTGGGGGGACCTTCACACCCTCCATGAAGTCAACCAAGGACTACCCTGACGAAGTGATCAACTTCATGCGCTCGCACCCTCTGATGTACCACTCCGTCTACCCAGCCCACCGGCAGCCTCTGGTTGTGCGCACCAACGTCAACTACCGCTTCACCACCATCGCTGTTGACCAGGTGGATGCGGCAGATGGGCGCTATGAGGTGCTTTTCCTGGGCACAG ATCGGGGCACAGTGCAGAAAGTCATTGTGCTGCCCCGGGACGACATGGAGACAGAGGAGCTGATGCTGGAGGAGATCGAAGTGTTCAAG GTGCCAGCACCCATCAAGATGATGACCATCTCCTCCAAGAGG CAACAGCTTTACGTGTCCTCGGCTGTAGGAGTGACCCACCTGGCCCTGCACCGGTGCGACGTGTATGGAGAAGCCTGCGCTGACTGCTGCCTGGCCCGCGACCCATACTGCGCCTGGGATGGCAAGGCCTGCAGCCGCTACTCGGCGTCCTCCAAGAG GCGGAGCAGGCGGCAGGATGTCCGGCATGGCAACCCCATGCGCCAGTGCCGAGGCTACAACTCCAATG ccaacAAGAACACGGTGGAGGCCGTGCAGTACGGGGTGGAGGGCAGCACCGCCTTCCTCGAATGCCAGCCCCGCTCGCCACAAGCCACCGTCAAatggctgctgcagaaggacaACAGCGACCGACGGAAAGAG CTGCGCACAGAGGGCGGCCGGGCACTGCGGACGGAGCAGGGCTTGCTGCTGCGTGCCCTGCAGCTCTCCGACAGCGGCTTCTACTCCTGCACCGCCACCGAGAACAACTTCAAGCACACGGTGACCAAGGTGCAGCTGCGCGTCCTGGCCGCCCGCGCCGTGCACGCCGTCCTGCTGCAAGGCGAGCTGCCCCCCGCCGCGCTGCCGGGAGCCCCCACGCCGCGTTACCAggacctgctgcagctgctcacccGCCCCGAGCTGGGACTCCTCGACCAGTACTGCCAGGGTTTCTGGCGACCGCCGGCCCCCGGCCCCCCCGAGCCGCTGGCCGCCCTCAAAGccaaggagctgcaggaccAGAAGAAGCCACGGAGCCGCCGGAATCACCCGCCAGAGAGCTGCGGGCACACATGA
- the SEMA3F gene encoding semaphorin-3F isoform X2 — MPVATVLLWATLLTLGWRAAHGKDGVPPTPRVQLSFKELKATGTAHFFNFLLNSSDYRILLKDEDHDRMYVGSKDYVLSLDLHDINREPLIIHWPASQQRIEECILSGKNSNGECGNFIRLIQPWNRTHLYVCGTGAYNPICAFINRGRKAQDYIFYLEPDKLESGKGKCSYDPKVDTVSALINEELYAGVYIDFMGTDAAIFRTMGKQTAMRTDQYNSRWLNDPAFVRAQLIPDSSERNDDKLYFFFREKSADAPLSPGVYSRIGRICLNDDGGHCCLVNKWSTFLKARLVCSVPGPDGIETHFDELQDVFIQQTQDTKNPVIYAVFSASGSVFKGSAVCVYSMADIRMVFNGPFAHKEGPNYQWMPYTGKMPYPRPGTCPGGTFTPSMKSTKDYPDEVINFMRSHPLMYHSVYPAHRQPLVVRTNVNYRFTTIAVDQVDAADGRYEVLFLGTDRGTVQKVIVLPRDDMETEELMLEEIEVFKVPAPIKMMTISSKRQQLYVSSAVGVTHLALHRCDVYGEACADCCLARDPYCAWDGKACSRYSASSKRRSRRQDVRHGNPMRQCRGYNSNANKNTVEAVQYGVEGSTAFLECQPRSPQATVKWLLQKDNSDRRKELRTEGGRALRTEQGLLLRALQLSDSGFYSCTATENNFKHTVTKVQLRVLAARAVHAVLLQGELPPAALPGAPTPRYQDLLQLLTRPELGLLDQYCQGFWRPPAPGPPEPLAALKAKELQDQKKPRSRRNHPPESCGHT, encoded by the exons ATGCCCGTGGCCACCGTCCTGCTCTGGGCCACCCTGCTGACGCTGGGCTGGCGGGCAGCCCATGGCAAGGACGGcgtgccccccacccccagggTGCAGCTCTCCTTCAAAG AGCTGAAGGCCACCGGCACCGCACACTTCTTCAACTTCCTGCTCAACTCCAGTGACTACCGCATCCTGCTGAAGGACGAGGACCACGACCGCATGTACGTGGGCAGCAAGGACTACGTCCTCTCGCTGGACCTGCACGACATCAACCGCGAGCCCCTCATC ATCCACTGGCCTGCCTCCCAGCAGAGGATCGAGGAGTGCATCCTGTCGGGCAAGAACAGCAAC GGGGAGTGCGGCAACTTCATCCGCCTGATCCAGCCCTGGAACAGGACTCACCTCTACGTGTGCGGCACCGGCGCCTACAACCCCATCTGCGCCTTCATCAACCGTGGGCGCAAAGCACAG GATTATATCTTCTACCTAGAGCCGGACAAGCTGGAGTCGGGCAAAGGGAAGTGTTCCTATGACCCCAAAGTGGACACTGTCTCTGCATTGATAA ATGAAGAGCTCTACGCCGGGGTCTACATCGACTTCATGGGCACTGATGCAGCCATCTTCCGCACTATGGGCAAGCAGACGGCCATGAGGACAGACCAGTACAATTCACGCTGGCTGAACG ACCCTGCCTTTGTCCGTGCCCAGCTCATCCCTGACAGCAGCGAGAGGAATGATGACAAACTCTACTTCTTCTTCCGGGAGAAGTCTGCAGATGCCCCTCTCAGTCCTGGGGTCTATTCCCGCATCGGGCGCATCTGCCTG AACGACGATGGGGGGCACTGCTGCCTGGTGAACAAGTGGAGCACCTTCCTGAAGGCCCGGCTCGTCTGCTCCGTGCCAGGACCCGATGGGATCGAGACGCACTTTGATGAGCTTC AGGACGTCTTCATCCAGCAGACACAGGACACCAAGAATCCCGTTATCTACGCTGTCTTCTCCGCATCGGG GTCAGTGTTCAAGGGCTCGGCCGTCTGCGTGTACTCCATGGCTGACATCCGCATGGTGTTCAATGGGCCCTTCGCGCACAAGGAGGGCCCCAACTACCAGTGGATGCCCTACACGGGAAAAATGCCCTACCCCCGGCCGGGCACC TGCCCTGGGGGGACCTTCACACCCTCCATGAAGTCAACCAAGGACTACCCTGACGAAGTGATCAACTTCATGCGCTCGCACCCTCTGATGTACCACTCCGTCTACCCAGCCCACCGGCAGCCTCTGGTTGTGCGCACCAACGTCAACTACCGCTTCACCACCATCGCTGTTGACCAGGTGGATGCGGCAGATGGGCGCTATGAGGTGCTTTTCCTGGGCACAG ATCGGGGCACAGTGCAGAAAGTCATTGTGCTGCCCCGGGACGACATGGAGACAGAGGAGCTGATGCTGGAGGAGATCGAAGTGTTCAAG GTGCCAGCACCCATCAAGATGATGACCATCTCCTCCAAGAGG CAACAGCTTTACGTGTCCTCGGCTGTAGGAGTGACCCACCTGGCCCTGCACCGGTGCGACGTGTATGGAGAAGCCTGCGCTGACTGCTGCCTGGCCCGCGACCCATACTGCGCCTGGGATGGCAAGGCCTGCAGCCGCTACTCGGCGTCCTCCAAGAG GCGGAGCAGGCGGCAGGATGTCCGGCATGGCAACCCCATGCGCCAGTGCCGAGGCTACAACTCCAATG ccaacAAGAACACGGTGGAGGCCGTGCAGTACGGGGTGGAGGGCAGCACCGCCTTCCTCGAATGCCAGCCCCGCTCGCCACAAGCCACCGTCAAatggctgctgcagaaggacaACAGCGACCGACGGAAAGAG CTGCGCACAGAGGGCGGCCGGGCACTGCGGACGGAGCAGGGCTTGCTGCTGCGTGCCCTGCAGCTCTCCGACAGCGGCTTCTACTCCTGCACCGCCACCGAGAACAACTTCAAGCACACGGTGACCAAGGTGCAGCTGCGCGTCCTGGCCGCCCGCGCCGTGCACGCCGTCCTGCTGCAAGGCGAGCTGCCCCCCGCCGCGCTGCCGGGAGCCCCCACGCCGCGTTACCAggacctgctgcagctgctcacccGCCCCGAGCTGGGACTCCTCGACCAGTACTGCCAGGGTTTCTGGCGACCGCCGGCCCCCGGCCCCCCCGAGCCGCTGGCCGCCCTCAAAGccaaggagctgcaggaccAGAAGAAGCCACGGAGCCGCCGGAATCACCCGCCAGAGAGCTGCGGGCACACATGA